The Microcoleus sp. FACHB-831 genome segment TGGATTGCATAAACCAATCTACAATCTAAAATTCCACCCCCCCAGCGCGGAATACTCGCCCAATCACTTCTTCCACTGGCGGATCTGTCACAGTCAGATCTATTACTTCCAACTCTGCGAGAATCTTTGCAACCGTGCGAGTTAGTTCCTCGCGCCGCACCAGCAACCGCACCTCCCTACCTTGAATTGCTTCCAATTCGCCGTAGTCCAAAAGCTTGACTTCTGGTACTGGAGTTGCCAACTCTACCTTAACCTCGCGGTAGGGAGCAAACCGCTCCATCAACCCATCCAGGCTACCGTCATATATAAGTTGCCCTTGGTGAATTAGCAACACTCGCTGACAGAGTGCGGTAATGTCCGCCATGTAGTGACTCGTCAGCAGTACCGTTGCTTGGTAGCGTTGGTTGTACTCGCGCAAGAAGTCGCGCACTCCCACTTGGGCGTTGATATCTAGGCCGAGAGTTGGCTCATCTAAAAATAGCACTTGGGGATGGTGGAGGAGTGCCGCAAGCAACTCAGCTTTCATGCGTTCTCCCAAGGAAAGTTTTCGCACTGCTTGATTGAGTTTGCCTTCAAGCGATAGCATCTCAACGAGTTCGCCGACTCGCTTTTTAAACTCATCTTCGGGTATGCCATAGACGGCGGCATTTATTTTAAGCGAGTCTAGGGCTGGCAAGTCCCAGATGAGTTGCTGTTTTTGCCCCATGACGAGGGTGATTTGTTGCAAAAATGGCGTTTGTCGGCGGAAGGGTACGTGTCCGGCGACGCTGACTTTACCAGACGAGGGATGAATTAACCCTGTGAGCATCTTCAGTGTCGTAGTTTTTCCCGCACCGTTAGCACCCAAAAATCCTACTACTTCGCCCGGTTCGATTTGAAAGGAAACATCCTGAACTGCTTTCACCTCGCGGTAGGTGCGGTGCAGGAAGTGTTGCAATGTTCCCTTGAGTCCTGGTTCTTTGACGGCGATCGGGTAGACTTTGCTCAGGTTTTCAGCTACGACGATTGGCATAGGTTTTACTTTACTTGATTCTTTGGCCTATCTCTATTTTTGCCAGTCGCTTGACGTTTTTGTAGTATTTATGTAGTATAAATATAACAGCGATCGCTTCTAATCTATTTACCTCCAAACTTTTGCCCCCTCGTTATGGGTGAAGCCACATTGGTAAAGTACCAGTGAAAAGGCAGTGCTTTTTGCGCGGGGGTAATTTTATCTTGCACTCGTTGAGGTTTCCGCTTAGAAACGCTCAACTATTATTTGGGAGCAGTCAAATGGATGCAAGCAACCCAACACTCGCAAGTTTTCTAACAAATCTGCGTACTCAGAATGAGCCGTTTATCTTGCGGTACAACGGCAAACCACCCCAGTGGAGCGATGAAGCTTTGCACCGGGAAATTTATAATCGCAATCCAGAGCTTTATGCACTGTTGGCCATAGCGGAATCAGTGCAACCTTGGCAACAGGTGCGGATTTTATTTCAACTGTTGCAGCGATCGCGCAAAGGTATGGCTAAAGAAGTTCGCCAAACGTGCGATCGCGTGACGGATTTACTATTAGCAATTCTTCACCCGGATCGAGTGCTAACCGTGTTTTTGGCACTGCGACGAGTGCGTGCAAATCATAAGCATACATCCAGAGCAATTCTCAAGTATGTTCTCAATCATCCTCAGTTTGAGGATATGGCTTTGCGCCGTCGTCCTGCTGTTGTCGATTCCCTAGAACACGCACTGGGTAAGAATGTGGCGCGGGGTTCTATCAGCATGCTTTCCGAGCAAACAGTTGAGGAACCATATCTGCGTCGCCATATGCTGAAATTTGCAGGCGATCGCTCCAAAGTAGCAACCATTTTACCGTTTCTATATCGAGCGCCTTTAGGCACTGGTATTGTCCCCGCTGTTGGCGAAGTTAAATACGCGCAAGTTCATACAAAATACAGCGAACTTCTGGAGACTAAGAAGGAGCTTCCTAAAACTATCACGGCAACAAATCGCGGTGACATTGCTGCAACCTTAGTTCATCTTTACCGGGGTGGCACTTCCGCAGAATTGCAACAAGCTTTAGAGCGCTATGTTGAAGATGCAGCAACAAAGTTACCAAAATTTAATGGCAACTTGGCTTTAGTTTTGGATGCTTCTGCATCTACCAAAGGCTATGGCGAACGCGAATACTGTTGCATTGCTCAGTCCCTAGCCTTGCAAATGGTGCTGCAAAAATGTGCTAATTCCAAAGTTTATAACGTTGGTGGCTCTGGACATTTGCCAATGCCAGAAGGACACACGGATCTAGCTGGTGCAATGCTCGACGCACTCGAAAGCAAGCCGGATTTAGTAGCTATAATCTCCGATGGTTACGAAAATGTTTATGCCGGAGATTTGCAAAGAGTCGCCGCTACTTTACCCAAAGTTGGTATTAACACGCCAGTTGTCTTCTGTCACAGCAAATTTACCAGCCAAGATGACTTAGAATTACGGCGTCCTGCTGGCAACCTTCCCCAACTAGAATTCTGGCATCAAAACGATTTTGAAGATTTGCTGATGTCGCTGTTTTCGACAGTTCGGGGAAATGAAAGCGAAGCCAGCTGGCAAGAATTTCTGCTGCGAAAACTGAGTAAGGTCGAAAAGGAGTTAGATGCATGGACTATAACAAATTAGTACCCCGTGAATTTGACCTTTCCCCCTACCGTTTCGGTATGCCTCAAGTGTCGGGTGCGATGACAGTTGTCCCAATTTTCGGTTCGGATAGTAATGGTAAATTCACGAGTCCTTTGTCTGGAATTAAGCTAAATCTCGTCAACGGCTATGGAAATATGGAACTTTCCAATCCAGCCGAAAAAGGTTTGGCGATCGTTCCCCTGCACATGGGTTACATTCAAGATGGGGCGCAAAATCACGCTTTGTGCAGATCTGGTTTTATTGCAGCTGGACAACAACTAATGTTTGAGGATGCTTGCTGCGTGCAAGCGGCTCAAGGTGGTTATTTGGAAGGACGAGAACAGTGGTTTTTCATTCTACCTTTGCCACTGCGGGAGGAAGCGCTAAAGCTGCGATCGCAGAAAAACTACAGCAAACTTTGGGACGCAATCAGTCGCCTGAATCAGCAATTTGAGTTGCCAAATCGGGGACATTTAGAGGAAATTCTCAGCAAGAAAAGAGCGTTTTTGACGCAATATCGCAGCAGGTTTGAGTTGCTTTCCGGCCAAACTGGAGCGCTGTTTTTAATTAGGGATAAGTTAGTTGGCGTGGAAATTGCGCCTTCTGCTGCTTATTTCCAAGAATTGTGGATGCCTTTAGTTTGCTTCTGCTATGGTGCTGCTGCTATGTATGAGGAGCAACACGTTAAGCAGCCTGAGAAGGAGTTAGTTCCATTTGCTGCTAGCAATCTCCAAGAACTGCGATCGCAGTTGCATCAAAGCCGTCTGGAATTGCAAGAACAGGTGCGAAAGACTCTCGCCAATACTCCTGCGGAAAGCTTCCAGACGCAGGAAGAAGAACGCTTCTTAGAACTGCGCTTGCAAACTGTTATTGGCAATAATTTTGCTGGTCAGTTTGTGGAAGAAGAAGGTAATTTGGTCTACGCTTCGCTGTTTGCCAAGCCTGGATATCTTTATCAAAATGCTTGACACTAATTGCGGTTGTGTATTATGATGTATTACATAAGGAACTGAGTTAGGCAAAGACGATTTCATAATGATCCCATGTCATGGAATATGAAACGTCGTCGCGCTAACCGCCCGTCCTTATGTAATACCTTATTTAAGCAGCCGCTAACAGCGTAATATAAAGTTTTGCAGCAGGAACTGTGTTAGGTAGCGACGTTGTTAACCACCCTGATTCCAAGTTTGGGAAGCTGTCGTAAAGCAGTAAATGCACGTTGTTTCGCTAACCGCCTGTCCTGCTGTTTTAAATTTATTGTCAGAGAGCTTTTTGCTCATTTCCCTTTAATAAAAAAGCAATATCAACTATCAAATTCACCTAAATAGGTGTGGTTGGCTAACGTCTGGGTTCTCTACAATTTTGGGTAGAGTAAACTTTGATGAGAAGCTAATTGCTATGGAATTGCCAAGTGCTGTTTGTCCGTGCTGTTGGAACAAACGCCTATTTGCCTGGTTACTAGCCAATGGTAATGCTGAATATGAGAAACTGGTGAGCGATCGCAAACGCTCTTTATTTTCCAACTTGCACGGGAATGTGTTAGAAATTGGCCCCGGAACTGGTGCCAACTTCCCCTATTATCCCAAAGAAATTCGTTGGATTGGCATCGAACCCAATTCATATATGCATCCCTATCTCAGGACAGAGGCAGAAAAATTTGGCTTCAGCAATGCCGATATCCGCAGCATAAGTGCTGAACGGCTAGAAGCTGAAGATAACAGTATGGATGTAGTTGTAAGTACTCTTGTTTTGTGTTCGGTTCCAGACTTAACCGCAGCATTGCAAGAAATTTTGCGAGTCCTCAAACCTGGAGGAAGCTTCTTATTTATCGAACACGTCGCCGCACCGCAAGGTAGTTTATTGCGACGAGTACAGCGCGGAGTTCGTCCGGTGTGGAAATTTCTTGCTGATGGTTGCAACCCGGATAGAGAAACATTAATAGCACTGGAAAAGGCTGGTTTTGATAGTCTCAATTACAACAAATTTGAGCCTCCAATTCCTATTGTGACTCCCCATATTTCTGGGGTTGGAATTAAGAAAAGAAAGTGAGAAAAAGAAATTAGAGAT includes the following:
- a CDS encoding VWA domain-containing protein, translating into MDASNPTLASFLTNLRTQNEPFILRYNGKPPQWSDEALHREIYNRNPELYALLAIAESVQPWQQVRILFQLLQRSRKGMAKEVRQTCDRVTDLLLAILHPDRVLTVFLALRRVRANHKHTSRAILKYVLNHPQFEDMALRRRPAVVDSLEHALGKNVARGSISMLSEQTVEEPYLRRHMLKFAGDRSKVATILPFLYRAPLGTGIVPAVGEVKYAQVHTKYSELLETKKELPKTITATNRGDIAATLVHLYRGGTSAELQQALERYVEDAATKLPKFNGNLALVLDASASTKGYGEREYCCIAQSLALQMVLQKCANSKVYNVGGSGHLPMPEGHTDLAGAMLDALESKPDLVAIISDGYENVYAGDLQRVAATLPKVGINTPVVFCHSKFTSQDDLELRRPAGNLPQLEFWHQNDFEDLLMSLFSTVRGNESEASWQEFLLRKLSKVEKELDAWTITN
- a CDS encoding class I SAM-dependent methyltransferase → MELPSAVCPCCWNKRLFAWLLANGNAEYEKLVSDRKRSLFSNLHGNVLEIGPGTGANFPYYPKEIRWIGIEPNSYMHPYLRTEAEKFGFSNADIRSISAERLEAEDNSMDVVVSTLVLCSVPDLTAALQEILRVLKPGGSFLFIEHVAAPQGSLLRRVQRGVRPVWKFLADGCNPDRETLIALEKAGFDSLNYNKFEPPIPIVTPHISGVGIKKRK
- a CDS encoding ATP-binding cassette domain-containing protein — its product is MPIVVAENLSKVYPIAVKEPGLKGTLQHFLHRTYREVKAVQDVSFQIEPGEVVGFLGANGAGKTTTLKMLTGLIHPSSGKVSVAGHVPFRRQTPFLQQITLVMGQKQQLIWDLPALDSLKINAAVYGIPEDEFKKRVGELVEMLSLEGKLNQAVRKLSLGERMKAELLAALLHHPQVLFLDEPTLGLDINAQVGVRDFLREYNQRYQATVLLTSHYMADITALCQRVLLIHQGQLIYDGSLDGLMERFAPYREVKVELATPVPEVKLLDYGELEAIQGREVRLLVRREELTRTVAKILAELEVIDLTVTDPPVEEVIGRVFRAGGVEF
- a CDS encoding ARPP-1 family domain-containing protein; amino-acid sequence: MDYNKLVPREFDLSPYRFGMPQVSGAMTVVPIFGSDSNGKFTSPLSGIKLNLVNGYGNMELSNPAEKGLAIVPLHMGYIQDGAQNHALCRSGFIAAGQQLMFEDACCVQAAQGGYLEGREQWFFILPLPLREEALKLRSQKNYSKLWDAISRLNQQFELPNRGHLEEILSKKRAFLTQYRSRFELLSGQTGALFLIRDKLVGVEIAPSAAYFQELWMPLVCFCYGAAAMYEEQHVKQPEKELVPFAASNLQELRSQLHQSRLELQEQVRKTLANTPAESFQTQEEERFLELRLQTVIGNNFAGQFVEEEGNLVYASLFAKPGYLYQNA